Proteins from a genomic interval of Kribbella aluminosa:
- a CDS encoding cytochrome c oxidase subunit 4 — protein sequence MKVEAWVFGILSVFLVVVTPIYWLMSEDPTGTTALVMTFFLSLLVAFYLSVTARRMDARPEDRKEAEVVDGAGELGFFPPYSWWPLWCALTLSVVVLGVVFGWWLFIAGVGIGIITLSGFIFEYYRGDHAH from the coding sequence GTGAAGGTCGAGGCCTGGGTCTTCGGGATCCTGAGTGTTTTCCTGGTGGTCGTCACGCCGATCTACTGGCTGATGTCGGAGGACCCCACCGGTACCACCGCGCTGGTCATGACGTTCTTCCTGTCGCTGCTGGTGGCGTTCTACCTGAGCGTGACGGCGCGCCGGATGGACGCCCGCCCGGAGGACCGCAAGGAGGCGGAGGTCGTCGACGGAGCCGGCGAGCTCGGCTTCTTCCCGCCGTACTCCTGGTGGCCGCTGTGGTGCGCGCTGACCCTGTCGGTGGTCGTGCTCGGCGTCGTGTTCGGCTGGTGGCTGTTCATCGCCGGCGTCGGGATCGGCATCATCACGCTGAGCGGGTTCATCTTCGAGTACTACCGCGGTGACCACGCTCACTAG
- a CDS encoding L,D-transpeptidase, with amino-acid sequence MRKYGLAVAGICVLLLAGTACGDTKANGSGGQSTPGASTSQSSTPGASSTPGTSTTPSNSPAASIAVVPAKGATSVQPDKPVTVTSTGGKLTAITLKDDNGDKVTGNFNADKTQWTSADLLMPGATYTLSGSAEGTDGATVPVSSSFKTLKANRTLKSAIAPLNNDTVGVGYPVQIYWTNPVKDRAAVEKRLSVKTSVPVDGTWHWVNSTQVNYRPKNYWPVGTKVTVKVDLQGVNAGNNTWGVSNRTVDFTIGKSVVSHVDVKKHVMTVTINGKLARTIPITAGKDGFTTRSGVKLIMEKFTTKRMDAATVGIKPGDPNYYNIPDVKWAQRVTSSGEFIHGAPWSAGSQGSANVSHGCVGMSLNDAQWYFGQTLVGDPVTVTGTSRTMEPGNGWTDWNTTWAAYKSGSALS; translated from the coding sequence GTGAGGAAGTACGGCCTTGCCGTGGCGGGAATCTGTGTCCTGCTGCTGGCCGGTACGGCGTGCGGCGACACGAAGGCCAACGGTAGCGGCGGGCAGTCGACGCCTGGCGCCTCCACGTCGCAGAGCAGTACGCCGGGTGCCTCGAGCACGCCCGGTACGTCGACCACTCCGTCGAACAGCCCGGCCGCCAGCATCGCTGTAGTGCCCGCCAAGGGCGCCACGTCGGTGCAGCCGGACAAGCCGGTCACGGTCACCAGCACGGGCGGCAAGCTGACGGCGATCACGCTGAAGGACGACAACGGCGACAAGGTCACCGGGAACTTCAACGCGGACAAGACGCAGTGGACATCGGCCGACCTGCTGATGCCGGGCGCGACATACACCCTGAGCGGCTCGGCCGAGGGCACCGACGGCGCTACCGTGCCGGTCAGCTCGAGCTTCAAGACGCTGAAGGCGAACAGGACTCTGAAGTCCGCGATCGCTCCGCTGAACAACGACACCGTCGGCGTCGGGTACCCGGTCCAGATCTACTGGACCAACCCGGTCAAGGACCGCGCCGCGGTCGAGAAGCGGCTCTCGGTGAAGACGTCGGTCCCGGTCGACGGCACGTGGCACTGGGTGAACAGCACGCAGGTCAACTACCGGCCGAAGAACTACTGGCCGGTCGGCACCAAGGTGACCGTGAAGGTCGACCTCCAAGGTGTGAACGCCGGAAACAACACCTGGGGCGTGTCGAACCGGACGGTCGACTTCACGATCGGCAAGTCCGTGGTCAGCCACGTCGACGTGAAGAAGCACGTGATGACGGTCACGATCAACGGCAAGCTGGCCCGGACCATCCCGATCACCGCCGGCAAGGACGGGTTCACCACCCGCAGCGGCGTCAAGCTGATCATGGAGAAGTTCACGACCAAGCGGATGGACGCGGCGACCGTCGGCATCAAGCCCGGCGACCCGAACTACTACAACATTCCGGACGTGAAGTGGGCGCAGCGCGTCACCAGCTCCGGCGAGTTCATCCACGGCGCACCGTGGTCGGCCGGCAGCCAGGGCAGCGCCAACGTCAGCCACGGCTGCGTCGGCATGAGCCTCAATGACGCCCAGTGGTACTTCGGCCAGACCCTGGTCGGCGACCCGGTCACCGTCACCGGCACCTCCCGCACCATGGAGCCCGGCAACGGCTGGACCGACTGGAACACCACCTGGGCCGCCTACAAGTCCGGCTCCGCCCTGTCCTGA
- a CDS encoding alpha/beta hydrolase, which produces MSFQDAYAALLERWGVPVEHFDIAGTHVNVCGPPDAPPAVLLAGHGATAPVWFAVAPLLAERYRVYAPDLPGDAGLSTAPPPRTVTDLMTWLSGVLKGLDEPLLIGHSYGAWIALTYALQARVRKLGLIDPTDCFTGLKPTYVARALPMLLRPSEARYESFIYWETQGLPVDPSWLGLAALGSCQPTARPVKPQHPRSFQDLPQTVVVVADRTKAHDPHKLAQRAASAGAAVVHLPTATHHSLPALHADELIAALGI; this is translated from the coding sequence ATGAGCTTTCAGGACGCGTACGCCGCGCTGCTCGAACGCTGGGGCGTACCGGTCGAGCACTTCGACATCGCAGGCACCCACGTCAACGTCTGTGGCCCACCGGACGCCCCACCAGCCGTTCTACTCGCGGGCCACGGCGCGACTGCACCCGTGTGGTTCGCGGTCGCGCCACTCCTCGCGGAGCGCTACCGCGTCTATGCACCGGACCTCCCAGGCGACGCAGGCCTCAGTACCGCTCCCCCACCTCGCACCGTGACCGACCTCATGACGTGGTTGTCCGGCGTCCTGAAGGGCCTCGACGAACCACTGCTGATCGGCCACTCGTACGGCGCCTGGATAGCGCTCACGTACGCACTCCAGGCCCGCGTCCGGAAGCTTGGCCTGATAGACCCCACCGACTGTTTCACGGGCCTCAAGCCGACGTACGTGGCCCGCGCCCTCCCAATGCTCCTACGCCCCTCAGAAGCCCGCTACGAGTCCTTCATCTACTGGGAGACCCAGGGCCTCCCAGTAGACCCCAGTTGGCTCGGACTGGCCGCTCTGGGCTCTTGTCAGCCAACAGCACGCCCCGTCAAGCCCCAGCACCCCAGGAGCTTCCAGGACCTGCCACAAACGGTCGTTGTGGTTGCCGACCGCACCAAGGCTCACGACCCACACAAGTTGGCCCAGAGAGCGGCCTCAGCCGGCGCAGCCGTCGTCCATCTGCCCACTGCCACCCACCACTCGCTCCCAGCCCTCCATGCCGACGAGCTGATCGCGGCTCTGGGCATATGA
- a CDS encoding MarR family winged helix-turn-helix transcriptional regulator, with translation MREGVTPADPERAAALEVVHLLRDVALRLELAVGEFARTTGLHGTDVRALVRLLDAERAGTEATPSWLAQQLGMTSQATTAVIHRLEAAGHVERLRSRSDGRSTQLQVSDGAVELGWHFFGPLLNRMAAQTAELSSADQESLKQWLTAMAQAIG, from the coding sequence ATGCGTGAAGGAGTGACACCGGCCGACCCCGAACGGGCGGCCGCGCTGGAGGTCGTACACCTGCTGCGAGACGTCGCGCTGCGGCTCGAGCTCGCGGTCGGGGAGTTCGCCCGTACGACCGGACTGCACGGGACCGACGTACGGGCGCTGGTCCGCCTTCTGGACGCCGAACGCGCCGGAACCGAGGCCACGCCCAGCTGGCTCGCTCAACAGCTGGGAATGACCTCTCAAGCAACAACGGCAGTCATCCACCGCCTGGAGGCCGCCGGCCACGTAGAACGCCTCAGAAGCCGCTCAGACGGCCGCAGCACCCAGCTGCAGGTCTCCGACGGCGCAGTCGAACTCGGCTGGCACTTCTTCGGCCCCCTCCTCAACCGAATGGCCGCCCAGACAGCCGAACTGAGCTCCGCTGACCAGGAATCACTCAAGCAGTGGCTCACAGCGATGGCGCAGGCGATCGGTTGA
- the qcrB gene encoding cytochrome bc1 complex cytochrome b subunit — translation MTTVSTSTEFPGPVKWFDDRLGIAKIGKKNLRKIFPDHWSFMLGEIALYSFIILILTGTFLTFWFKPSMAEVQYQGSYSLLKGVHMSEAYASTLNLSFDIRGGLLMRQIHHWAAVLFIAAMMVHLLRMFFTGAFRKPRELNWLIGFGMLFLGIIEGFIGYGLPDDLLSGTGLRITNGMIQASPVVGTYMNFFIFGGEFPGGDFVSRFFIAHVLLIPGIILGLVTVHLFLVVYHKHTQYAGPGRTQNNVVGYPLFPVYTAKAGGFFFVVFGITALMGALMQINPVWLYGPYDPAAVTAGSQPDWYMGWLEGSVRIFPGFESHFWGITLSWNLIIPALIVPPAFVTLVALYPFIEGWITGDKREHHLLDRPRDVPTRTGIGVAFITFYALLWVGGGNDVLATHFHISLNSVTWFLRFAVILGPILAFWITRRWAISLQRADQDRLLHGLETGVIVRSAEGKYTEKHQPISTYEAYSLTARDRILPQEIGPDTDDNGVRAPRRALNKARAALSRFYYADAVQKPTTEEIEEAHEHAHDADEIHELTEDTETYREVTSDHS, via the coding sequence GTGACAACAGTGTCAACAAGCACAGAGTTCCCCGGACCGGTGAAATGGTTCGACGACCGCCTCGGCATCGCGAAGATCGGGAAGAAGAACCTCCGGAAGATCTTCCCGGACCACTGGTCCTTCATGCTGGGCGAGATCGCGCTCTACAGCTTCATCATCCTGATCCTGACCGGCACCTTCCTGACCTTCTGGTTCAAGCCCTCGATGGCCGAGGTCCAGTACCAGGGTTCGTACAGCCTGCTCAAGGGCGTGCACATGTCGGAGGCCTACGCCTCCACGCTGAACCTCAGCTTCGACATCCGCGGCGGTCTGCTGATGCGGCAGATCCACCACTGGGCGGCCGTGCTGTTCATCGCCGCGATGATGGTGCACCTGCTCCGGATGTTCTTCACCGGCGCGTTCCGCAAGCCGCGTGAGCTGAACTGGCTGATCGGCTTCGGGATGCTGTTCCTCGGCATCATCGAGGGCTTCATCGGCTACGGCCTCCCCGACGACCTGCTGTCCGGTACCGGTCTGCGGATCACCAACGGCATGATCCAGGCCTCACCGGTGGTCGGCACGTACATGAACTTCTTCATCTTCGGCGGCGAGTTCCCCGGCGGCGACTTCGTCTCCCGGTTCTTCATCGCACACGTGCTGCTGATCCCGGGCATCATCCTCGGCCTCGTCACGGTGCACCTGTTCCTGGTCGTGTACCACAAGCACACGCAGTACGCCGGTCCCGGCCGGACGCAGAACAACGTGGTCGGCTACCCGCTGTTCCCGGTGTACACGGCCAAGGCCGGCGGCTTCTTCTTCGTGGTCTTCGGTATCACCGCGCTGATGGGTGCGCTGATGCAGATCAACCCGGTCTGGCTGTACGGGCCGTACGACCCGGCCGCGGTGACCGCGGGTTCGCAGCCGGACTGGTACATGGGCTGGCTGGAAGGCTCGGTGCGTATCTTCCCCGGATTCGAGTCGCACTTCTGGGGCATCACCCTGAGCTGGAACCTGATCATCCCGGCGCTGATCGTGCCACCTGCGTTCGTCACCCTGGTCGCGCTCTATCCGTTCATCGAGGGGTGGATCACCGGCGACAAACGCGAGCATCACCTGCTGGACCGGCCCCGGGACGTGCCGACCCGGACCGGCATCGGCGTCGCGTTCATCACGTTCTACGCCCTGCTGTGGGTCGGTGGTGGTAACGACGTCCTCGCCACGCACTTCCACATCTCGCTGAACAGCGTGACCTGGTTCCTGCGGTTCGCGGTCATCCTCGGCCCGATCCTGGCCTTCTGGATCACCCGCCGCTGGGCGATCTCGCTGCAGCGGGCCGATCAGGACCGCCTGCTGCACGGCCTGGAGACCGGTGTGATCGTCCGGTCCGCCGAGGGCAAGTACACCGAGAAGCACCAGCCGATCTCGACGTACGAGGCCTACTCGCTCACCGCGCGGGACCGCATCCTGCCGCAGGAGATCGGCCCCGACACCGACGACAACGGCGTCCGCGCTCCGCGGAGGGCCCTGAACAAGGCCCGCGCCGCCCTGTCCCGGTTCTACTACGCCGACGCGGTCCAGAAGCCGACCACAGAGGAGATCGAGGAGGCGCACGAGCACGCTCACGACGCCGACGAGATCCACGAACTGACGGAGGACACGGAGACCTACCGCGAGGTCACCAGCGACCACTCCTGA
- the qcrA gene encoding cytochrome bc1 complex Rieske iron-sulfur subunit → MSDEKNLPAKVEDEHGTAVEVAEPIPDPGMEPHEPRITDIDPKAADRVERQVSAMFGLATLLVLGACVAYFAIPRDAYIQFGPLTGNANNMTLGLCIGLALFLIGAGAIQWAKKLMVDEEIAEDRHAAHSSPEQIAEITEAFKEGAAESGFGRRKMIRNSLIGALGALGLPAIVLLRDLGPLPGRALYNTIWAKGIRVVNDVTNRPIKPSDLVVGQLVNGAPANLAPLQEQNPVEYQNARAKAAVIMVRIKPSEIRTKPGRENWGIDGILCYSKICTHVGCPISLYEQTTHHVLCPCHQSTFDLSDGAKVVFGPAARPLPQLPLALDSEGYLVAQSGFTEPVGPSFFERG, encoded by the coding sequence GTGAGCGACGAGAAGAACCTTCCGGCGAAGGTGGAAGACGAGCACGGCACCGCCGTCGAGGTGGCGGAGCCGATCCCGGACCCCGGCATGGAGCCGCACGAGCCGCGGATCACCGACATCGACCCGAAGGCCGCCGACCGCGTCGAGCGCCAGGTGTCGGCGATGTTCGGCCTGGCGACGCTGCTGGTGCTCGGCGCCTGTGTCGCGTACTTCGCGATCCCGCGGGACGCCTACATCCAGTTCGGGCCGCTGACCGGCAACGCGAACAACATGACCCTCGGCCTGTGCATCGGGCTCGCGCTGTTCCTGATCGGGGCGGGCGCGATCCAGTGGGCCAAGAAGCTGATGGTCGACGAGGAGATCGCCGAGGACCGGCACGCCGCGCACTCGTCGCCGGAGCAGATCGCCGAGATCACCGAGGCGTTCAAGGAAGGCGCCGCGGAATCCGGCTTCGGCCGCCGCAAGATGATCCGGAACTCGCTGATCGGCGCCCTCGGCGCCCTCGGGCTGCCGGCCATCGTGCTGCTCCGCGACCTCGGCCCGCTGCCCGGCCGCGCGCTGTACAACACGATCTGGGCGAAGGGCATCCGGGTCGTCAACGACGTCACGAACCGCCCGATCAAGCCGTCCGACCTGGTCGTCGGCCAACTGGTCAACGGCGCGCCGGCGAACCTCGCCCCGCTGCAGGAGCAGAACCCGGTCGAGTACCAGAACGCCCGGGCGAAGGCCGCGGTGATCATGGTCCGGATCAAGCCGAGCGAGATCCGCACCAAGCCCGGCCGGGAGAACTGGGGCATCGACGGGATCCTCTGCTACTCCAAGATCTGCACCCACGTCGGTTGCCCGATCTCGTTGTACGAGCAGACCACCCACCACGTGCTCTGCCCGTGCCACCAGTCGACCTTCGACCTCTCCGACGGCGCCAAGGTCGTCTTCGGACCTGCTGCCCGCCCGCTTCCTCAGCTACCGTTGGCACTGGACAGTGAGGGCTACCTGGTTGCGCAGAGCGGCTTCACCGAGCCGGTCGGCCCGAGCTTCTTCGAACGAGGGTGA
- the qcrC gene encoding cytochrome bc1 complex diheme cytochrome c subunit, producing the protein MSEKRNPLSPARFLSARRRHRSAGLVVLLFGLLAVGSAYAAFAPDNAVADNSAQSQQIEEGKKLFAVGCSSCHGLNAEGGTNGAGKFTAPSLIGVGAAAVDFQVGTGRMPAQQPGAQIPRKTPVYSQAEIEALAAYVASLAPGPAVPAADSYDVSKATDEQVTRGGELFRTNCTACHNFAGRGGALPNGKYAPSLMGVSEKHIYEAMLTGPQQMPVFSDQVMLPQDKQDIIAYLKALQNQKDPGGFGLGRLGPVSEGLWGWVVGIGLLVAVAVWIGAKGAKAKGAKAE; encoded by the coding sequence ATGAGTGAGAAGAGAAATCCCTTGTCACCGGCGCGCTTTCTCTCCGCGCGACGACGGCACCGGTCCGCCGGCCTCGTCGTGCTCCTGTTCGGCCTCCTGGCAGTCGGCTCGGCGTACGCCGCCTTCGCCCCTGACAACGCCGTGGCGGACAACTCGGCCCAGTCGCAGCAGATCGAGGAGGGCAAGAAGCTCTTCGCGGTCGGCTGCTCCAGCTGCCACGGTCTCAACGCCGAGGGCGGTACGAACGGCGCGGGCAAGTTCACCGCGCCCTCGCTGATCGGTGTCGGAGCGGCCGCGGTCGACTTCCAGGTCGGTACCGGCCGGATGCCGGCCCAGCAGCCGGGTGCGCAGATCCCGCGCAAGACGCCGGTCTACTCGCAGGCCGAGATCGAGGCCCTGGCCGCGTACGTCGCCTCGCTGGCCCCCGGCCCGGCCGTCCCGGCCGCGGACTCGTACGACGTGAGCAAGGCCACCGACGAGCAGGTCACCCGGGGCGGCGAGCTGTTCCGCACCAACTGCACCGCGTGCCACAACTTCGCCGGCCGCGGCGGTGCGCTGCCGAACGGCAAGTACGCGCCGTCGCTGATGGGTGTCAGTGAGAAGCACATCTACGAGGCCATGCTGACCGGCCCGCAGCAGATGCCGGTCTTCTCCGACCAGGTCATGCTGCCGCAGGACAAGCAGGACATCATCGCCTACCTGAAGGCGCTGCAGAACCAGAAGGACCCGGGCGGCTTCGGCCTCGGCCGGCTCGGCCCGGTCTCCGAGGGTCTGTGGGGCTGGGTCGTCGGAATCGGCCTGCTGGTCGCGGTAGCGGTCTGGATCGGCGCCAAGGGCGCCAAGGCCAAGGGAGCGAAGGCCGAGTGA
- the ctaE gene encoding aa3-type cytochrome oxidase subunit III gives MVSVGTIVWLSSELMFFAALFAAYFTIRSVTTAAAAPGTDTLWKLMTEHLDVPFAAVNTTILVLSSFTCQFGVFAAEHGRVGRTGSALNPRTWGMREWFILTYLMGAVFVAGQVTEYTGLVQEGLTISSNAYGSVFYLATGFHALHVTGGLIAFVFVLARTYMARKFTHEQAVSAIVVSYYWHFVDVVWIALFATIYLLK, from the coding sequence ATGGTCAGTGTCGGCACGATCGTCTGGCTCTCGAGCGAACTGATGTTCTTCGCCGCCCTGTTCGCGGCGTACTTCACCATCCGGTCGGTGACGACCGCCGCCGCAGCTCCCGGAACGGACACGCTCTGGAAGCTGATGACGGAGCATCTGGACGTCCCGTTCGCCGCGGTGAACACGACGATCCTGGTGCTGTCGTCGTTCACCTGCCAGTTCGGCGTCTTCGCGGCCGAGCACGGCCGGGTCGGCCGGACCGGCTCGGCGCTGAACCCGCGGACGTGGGGCATGCGCGAGTGGTTCATCCTCACCTACCTGATGGGCGCGGTGTTCGTCGCCGGCCAGGTGACGGAGTACACCGGGCTGGTGCAGGAGGGCCTGACGATCTCGTCCAACGCGTACGGGTCGGTGTTCTACCTGGCCACCGGGTTCCACGCCCTGCACGTGACCGGCGGCCTCATCGCTTTCGTGTTCGTCCTGGCCAGGACGTACATGGCTCGTAAGTTCACCCACGAACAGGCCGTCTCGGCGATCGTCGTGTCGTACTACTGGCACTTCGTCGACGTGGTCTGGATCGCCCTGTTCGCGACCATCTACCTGCTCAAATGA
- a CDS encoding cytochrome c oxidase assembly protein, producing the protein MLPLHATPGDRIEPLTALRLLTAWTFEPVLLGVIVVLGALYLYGVHKLRKRGDKWSRGRTFAFVGVGLGSAVIATQSALGTYDTVLISVHMVQHMILSMLTPLALALGAPVTLALRTLPQPPRKWLLSVLHSRFAKVICFPLIGFTLFVLSPWALYFSGWYDATLRSTVLHDLLHLHFILVGSLFFWPLLGLDPVPGRVIYPFRLLMTFLTLPFHAFLGITIMSANKLIAEDWYTSFARAWPPSPLHDQYIAGGLLWGSGDIVGVMFFAVLFVQWVRESQREARREDRRLDRLEEQARRAGQVPR; encoded by the coding sequence GTGCTTCCCCTTCACGCCACTCCGGGTGACCGGATCGAGCCGCTGACAGCGCTCCGGTTGCTGACGGCATGGACCTTCGAACCGGTGTTACTCGGCGTGATCGTGGTGCTCGGAGCGCTCTATCTGTACGGCGTCCACAAGCTGCGCAAGCGCGGCGACAAGTGGTCCCGCGGCCGGACGTTCGCGTTCGTCGGGGTCGGTCTGGGCAGCGCCGTGATCGCCACCCAGTCGGCGCTCGGGACCTACGACACGGTGCTGATCAGCGTGCACATGGTCCAGCACATGATCCTGTCGATGCTGACGCCGCTCGCGCTGGCGCTCGGCGCCCCGGTCACGCTGGCGCTCCGGACGCTGCCGCAACCGCCGCGGAAGTGGTTGCTGTCCGTGCTGCACTCGCGGTTCGCGAAGGTGATCTGCTTCCCGCTGATCGGGTTCACGCTGTTCGTGCTGAGCCCGTGGGCGCTGTACTTCAGCGGCTGGTACGACGCGACGCTCCGGTCGACCGTGCTGCACGACCTGCTGCACCTGCACTTCATCCTGGTCGGATCCCTGTTCTTCTGGCCGCTGCTCGGGCTGGATCCGGTGCCCGGGCGGGTGATCTACCCGTTCCGGCTGTTGATGACGTTCCTCACGTTGCCGTTCCACGCCTTCCTCGGGATCACGATCATGTCGGCGAACAAGCTGATCGCGGAGGACTGGTACACCAGCTTCGCCCGGGCCTGGCCGCCGTCGCCGCTGCACGACCAGTACATCGCGGGCGGGTTGCTGTGGGGCTCCGGCGACATCGTGGGCGTGATGTTCTTCGCCGTACTGTTCGTCCAGTGGGTACGGGAGTCGCAGCGTGAGGCGCGCCGCGAGGACCGGCGTCTGGACCGGTTGGAGGAACAGGCTCGCAGGGCCGGACAGGTGCCCCGGTAG
- a CDS encoding Rv3143 family two-component system response regulator, with translation MSSERPLRVLVYSDDRTTRESVRLALGKRPAADLPELEYVECATEPAVIKTMDKGRIDLAILDGEAVPAGGLGIARQLKDEIFQCPPVLVLTGRPQDAWLATWSRAEGAVSHPIDPIKLAEVTADLLRQRLATLPAITS, from the coding sequence ATGAGTTCAGAGCGTCCGCTGAGGGTCCTGGTCTACAGCGACGACCGTACGACGCGGGAGTCCGTCCGGCTGGCCCTCGGCAAGCGGCCGGCGGCCGATCTGCCCGAGCTCGAGTACGTCGAGTGCGCGACCGAGCCGGCCGTCATCAAGACCATGGACAAGGGCCGGATCGACCTGGCCATCCTGGACGGCGAAGCCGTTCCGGCCGGTGGCCTGGGGATCGCGCGGCAGTTGAAGGACGAGATCTTCCAGTGCCCGCCGGTGCTGGTCCTGACCGGTCGCCCGCAGGACGCGTGGCTGGCGACCTGGTCGCGGGCCGAGGGCGCGGTGTCACACCCGATCGACCCGATCAAGCTCGCCGAGGTCACCGCGGACCTGCTCCGGCAGCGGCTGGCCACGCTCCCTGCCATCACGTCCTGA
- the trpD gene encoding anthranilate phosphoribosyltransferase, producing the protein MVAYTWSHVIGPLLQHEDLEAAATAWAMEQILSGAATPAQLAGFVIALRSKGETVTEVEGLVQTMREFATPITVPGRTLDVVGTGGDQAHTVNISTMSAIVAAGAGAKVVKHGNRAASSACGAADVLEELGIPLDLSGPQVAEVAERAGITFCFAAAFHPALRNAAVPRRELGVPTTFNLLGPLANPGDPSAQAVGVADGRVAGLMAGVLARRGIDALVFHGDDGLDELTTRTTSQVWVVGGGKVEGPVTLDPRELGIEPVSADALRGADATYNAKVVRALVEGEPGAVRDVVLLNAGAALAAYTPVAGTVTERIRTGMDRAAEALDSGAAKDVLDRWIAACAEVRG; encoded by the coding sequence ATGGTCGCCTACACCTGGTCCCACGTCATCGGGCCGCTGCTGCAGCACGAGGACCTGGAGGCCGCCGCCACCGCGTGGGCGATGGAGCAGATCCTGTCCGGGGCCGCGACGCCGGCCCAGCTGGCCGGGTTCGTGATCGCGCTGCGGTCCAAGGGCGAGACGGTCACCGAGGTCGAGGGCCTCGTGCAGACGATGCGCGAGTTCGCCACCCCGATCACCGTCCCCGGCCGGACGCTGGACGTGGTCGGGACCGGCGGCGACCAGGCCCACACCGTGAACATCAGCACGATGTCCGCGATCGTCGCCGCCGGTGCCGGCGCGAAGGTCGTGAAGCACGGGAACCGGGCGGCCTCGTCCGCGTGCGGCGCCGCCGACGTACTCGAGGAACTCGGGATCCCGCTCGACCTCAGCGGCCCGCAGGTGGCCGAGGTGGCGGAGCGGGCCGGGATCACGTTCTGCTTCGCGGCCGCGTTCCACCCGGCGCTGCGGAACGCCGCGGTGCCGCGCCGCGAGCTCGGCGTACCGACGACGTTCAACCTGCTCGGCCCGCTGGCGAACCCGGGCGACCCGTCGGCGCAGGCCGTCGGGGTCGCCGACGGGCGGGTCGCCGGGCTGATGGCCGGGGTGCTCGCGCGGCGCGGGATCGACGCGCTGGTGTTCCACGGCGACGACGGGCTCGACGAGCTGACCACGCGTACGACGTCCCAGGTGTGGGTCGTCGGCGGCGGGAAGGTCGAGGGGCCGGTCACGCTGGATCCTCGGGAGCTGGGCATCGAGCCGGTGTCCGCGGACGCGTTGCGGGGCGCGGACGCGACGTACAACGCGAAGGTCGTGCGGGCGCTGGTCGAGGGCGAGCCGGGGGCGGTGCGGGACGTCGTACTGCTGAACGCCGGTGCGGCGCTGGCGGCGTACACGCCGGTGGCCGGCACCGTGACCGAACGGATCCGGACCGGGATGGACCGGGCCGCCGAGGCGCTCGACTCCGGTGCCGCGAAGGACGTGCTGGACCGGTGGATCGCGGCCTGCGCCGAGGTGCGTGGCTGA
- a CDS encoding Lrp/AsnC family transcriptional regulator yields the protein MVTAIVFIKADVARIPEVAEAVAAIDGVSEVYSVTGALDLIALVRVAHHDDLATVIPEHVNRVAGVLSTETHIAFRAYSSHDLEAAFSLGEDGV from the coding sequence ATGGTCACCGCGATCGTGTTCATCAAGGCCGACGTCGCACGGATCCCGGAGGTCGCCGAGGCGGTGGCCGCGATCGACGGCGTCAGCGAGGTGTACTCCGTGACCGGCGCGCTCGACCTGATCGCGCTCGTCCGGGTCGCGCACCACGACGACCTGGCCACCGTCATCCCCGAGCACGTGAACCGGGTGGCCGGGGTGCTCAGCACGGAGACGCACATCGCGTTCCGCGCGTACTCCAGCCACGACCTGGAAGCAGCCTTCAGCCTGGGCGAGGACGGTGTCTGA